A stretch of Streptococcus chenjunshii DNA encodes these proteins:
- a CDS encoding P27 family phage terminase small subunit, protein MKFTQRKLKKELLSKIDQSSQVQLEKVERYLNLVELFYELDEYIQSEGPLVLTVNGSQRFLKTNPALQEKGKINTQILALERSFDFKVETKIDDSGSDLI, encoded by the coding sequence ATGAAGTTTACCCAAAGAAAGTTGAAAAAAGAACTGCTATCTAAGATAGACCAATCAAGCCAAGTACAGCTTGAAAAGGTTGAGCGGTATTTGAATTTGGTAGAGCTCTTTTATGAGCTTGATGAATATATCCAATCAGAAGGCCCGCTGGTTTTAACGGTAAATGGCAGTCAGCGCTTTTTAAAAACCAACCCTGCTTTGCAAGAGAAAGGCAAAATTAACACACAAATTCTGGCACTTGAACGATCGTTTGATTTTAAAGTTGAAACAAAAATTGATGACAGCGGAAGTGATTTGATTTGA